A genomic stretch from Candidatus Cloacimonadaceae bacterium includes:
- a CDS encoding PDZ domain-containing protein, with the protein MEPNSPAAKSGLRVGFVILSIDSIEVMSPKIFASVLETMKACMEKDKRKTIRLYLIDTNKQPIFMVLRFE; encoded by the coding sequence ATAGAGCCAAATTCCCCCGCTGCCAAATCCGGACTTCGGGTTGGCTTTGTAATTTTGAGCATTGATAGCATAGAAGTTATGAGTCCCAAAATATTTGCCAGCGTGCTGGAAACCATGAAAGCCTGCATGGAAAAGGATAAACGCAAAACCATCCGCTTGTATTTGATAGACACCAATAAACAGCCGATTTTTATGGTGCTTCGTTTCGAATAA